One window from the genome of Candidatus Nanoarchaeia archaeon encodes:
- a CDS encoding radical SAM/SPASM domain-containing protein gives MRAVKGTPKHLSKAGQLHGFTYLMLNLEFTCNYKCPKCFNMGAAKQKYPPEQMLTLQDRLDLIGQAQELGGKVVVIAGEGEPTIHKDIRTLVTEINSSSMIPVVYSNGRALHREVIEFYAKNNSVLVLSLDSLQNKRYDYLTGTKNQLQQVLANIQILREIYRGRIETLDDLTVLSTAINTTVSSVNNDEVHAIKEFCAEDIYFICNPLARLGNAVDNWEGLVNPMSRIEDYAPLIRSVSESGGPLTLDSAGLCGYSSNGVAIGPYGHYMTCAYTQLTNDLLGNIKETPLKKAFEYKNAREQEHYKKHGTAPCLVRMPSFQEYLQNLAHVPIVKD, from the coding sequence ATGAGGGCAGTAAAGGGGACGCCCAAACATCTCTCTAAGGCAGGGCAACTGCACGGATTTACCTATTTAATGCTTAATCTGGAATTTACCTGCAACTATAAGTGCCCTAAGTGTTTTAATATGGGGGCTGCCAAACAAAAATACCCCCCTGAACAGATGCTGACATTGCAAGACAGGCTGGACTTGATTGGCCAAGCTCAGGAGCTAGGTGGAAAAGTAGTTGTTATTGCGGGCGAGGGCGAGCCGACAATTCATAAGGATATCCGAACACTGGTTACGGAGATTAATTCCAGCAGCATGATCCCTGTTGTGTATAGCAACGGGCGAGCACTCCACAGGGAGGTTATAGAATTCTACGCCAAGAATAATTCTGTGCTTGTCCTTTCACTTGATTCGCTGCAAAATAAGCGATATGACTATCTAACAGGAACGAAGAATCAGCTCCAGCAGGTGCTCGCCAACATCCAGATTCTTAGAGAGATTTACCGTGGAAGAATTGAAACGCTAGATGACCTCACTGTGCTTAGCACAGCCATTAACACAACAGTCTCCAGTGTAAACAACGATGAAGTGCATGCAATAAAGGAGTTTTGCGCAGAAGATATCTACTTTATCTGCAATCCGCTTGCACGGCTGGGAAATGCTGTGGATAATTGGGAAGGCCTTGTCAATCCAATGAGCAGGATTGAAGATTATGCTCCATTAATACGAAGCGTGTCCGAGTCAGGGGGGCCGCTAACTTTAGATTCCGCCGGTTTGTGTGGGTATTCGTCCAATGGCGTTGCAATAGGGCCGTATGGCCACTACATGACCTGCGCCTATACTCAACTTACCAATGATTTACTGGGCAACATAAAGGAAACACCATTAAAGAAAGCTTTCGAATACAAAAACGCCAGAGAACAAGAGCACTATAAAAAGCACGGAACTGCTCCGTGTTTGGTGAGGATGCCTTCATTTCAAGAATATTTGCAGAATTTGGCCCACGTGCCCATAGTCAAAGACTAG
- a CDS encoding pyridoxal-phosphate dependent enzyme produces the protein MENVSRLHKQVVQEPQIDTLNSLYVQLAKQYNLWKCTMLGYWNSPLIDYSELFSGSDVQLFAKDESHAPTRSIKDRPALYLLANAFLAGRDRVADASSGNYALSLVYFANKLDMEVTLFIPESFHPTFLRRVEQTPIYHCFTGNVFWAGIPNSDAAREQCKKWAGEHPKYLYLDQYSNPLNWRVHYEFTAEEILDQLPDSKGKQAYFVAGVGSGGTVIGVGKRLKEELGAKVIGVESAEAHSIRGVRHLDSTSNPRVYEDNVSTIDDIFSIDRAEIEGYRNEHPLCTGFGDSATANFVASQKLRKKIKSGVIITVIPEGRR, from the coding sequence ATGGAAAACGTGAGTAGACTGCATAAGCAGGTAGTTCAGGAGCCGCAAATAGACACGCTTAATTCATTATATGTACAGCTAGCGAAGCAGTATAACCTGTGGAAGTGTACGATGCTCGGATATTGGAATAGTCCCCTCATAGACTATTCCGAATTGTTTTCAGGCTCAGATGTCCAGCTTTTTGCCAAGGACGAGTCGCATGCACCAACTCGCTCAATAAAAGACCGGCCAGCACTTTATCTTCTGGCTAATGCCTTTTTGGCGGGGAGAGATAGAGTCGCCGATGCAAGTTCAGGTAATTATGCCTTATCATTAGTCTATTTCGCAAATAAATTAGATATGGAGGTTACCCTCTTTATACCAGAATCCTTTCATCCCACATTTTTGCGGCGTGTGGAGCAGACGCCAATATATCATTGCTTTACTGGTAATGTTTTTTGGGCTGGAATCCCTAATTCCGACGCAGCTCGGGAACAATGCAAGAAGTGGGCAGGAGAGCATCCAAAATATCTTTATCTTGATCAGTACAGCAATCCATTAAATTGGAGGGTCCACTATGAGTTTACAGCTGAAGAAATCCTTGACCAGCTACCGGACAGTAAAGGCAAGCAGGCATATTTTGTTGCCGGGGTTGGCAGCGGTGGTACTGTCATCGGAGTTGGGAAACGCTTAAAAGAAGAGTTAGGGGCGAAGGTGATAGGTGTTGAGTCAGCAGAAGCTCATTCAATACGCGGAGTTCGGCACCTGGATAGTACAAGCAATCCCCGAGTGTATGAAGATAACGTTTCAACTATAGATGACATATTCTCCATCGATAGGGCAGAAATAGAGGGATATAGAAATGAACATCCTCTATGCACAGGATTTGGAGACTCCGCCACCGCAAATTTTGTTGCGAGTCAAAAACTGCGAAAGAAAATCAAAAGCGGGGTTATCATCACGGTAATCCCTGAGGGGAGGAGATGA
- a CDS encoding helix-turn-helix domain-containing protein — protein sequence MNTTLLKDIGLTDTEIKIYLALLSLGATPAGRIVEQTGVYRKNLYDALNKLVEKGLVSYVIEHKKKFFQAKNPENLEKYLDEKKARIEEQKQEIQTTISEMKALFGQAPAEIESEIYRGTEGIKTILKECLNCKEVLFIGATGDVESRLPYFWPHYNKKREKLKCKWRLLLVYESRNRPITKSRYYEYKILPKILSGLNVIYIYGDSVANVLWLEKPVAFVIKHKSLSQNYKKYFEYLWKSVH from the coding sequence ATGAACACCACCCTCCTCAAAGACATCGGATTGACAGATACCGAGATCAAGATCTACCTCGCCCTGCTCAGCTTGGGAGCAACGCCTGCTGGCAGGATTGTCGAGCAGACAGGAGTCTACAGGAAAAACCTTTACGACGCCTTAAACAAGCTTGTTGAAAAAGGCCTTGTGAGTTATGTTATTGAACATAAGAAGAAATTCTTCCAGGCAAAAAACCCGGAGAATCTGGAAAAATATCTTGATGAAAAAAAAGCCAGAATCGAGGAGCAAAAGCAGGAAATCCAAACCACGATTTCTGAGATGAAAGCGCTTTTTGGCCAAGCTCCTGCCGAAATAGAATCAGAAATCTACCGCGGAACAGAAGGGATCAAGACAATCCTGAAGGAATGCCTCAACTGCAAAGAAGTCCTCTTCATCGGAGCAACAGGGGATGTTGAGAGCAGGCTTCCCTATTTCTGGCCTCACTATAATAAAAAGAGGGAGAAGCTGAAATGCAAATGGAGATTGCTTCTTGTATACGAATCGAGAAACAGGCCAATAACAAAATCCAGATATTATGAATACAAGATTTTGCCAAAAATACTAAGCGGCCTGAATGTTATCTATATTTACGGAGACTCTGTTGCAAACGTGCTCTGGCTTGAAAAGCCAGTCGCTTTTGTCATAAAGCATAAATCATTATCGCAGAACTACAAAAAATATTTCGAGTATTTGTGGAAGAGCGTCCACTAA
- a CDS encoding metallophosphoesterase has product MHLASNISAHDLIILAGSTLIISDIHIGYEESLNRQGVLVPRIFFRETMKRLEKAIETIKKNKKIKKFDAVILNGDLKDEFGRISETEWRHCLRFFDYLASLSKKIVIVKGNHDAAVQPLARKLNVELLDSFSFSLGKKHILVTHGDALPGLPCLKKCDTLIIGHIHPAVKIRDAVRSETFKCYLVGKFRSKTLIVQPSSNVATEGSNVLKEHSKSPFLTDAFLRSCDVYVVGDKILPFGKLRRLQ; this is encoded by the coding sequence ATGCATCTCGCCTCAAACATCTCAGCCCATGACCTCATCATTCTCGCAGGCAGCACTCTCATCATTTCAGACATCCATATAGGGTATGAGGAATCATTGAACAGGCAGGGCGTTTTAGTCCCCCGCATCTTTTTCAGGGAAACCATGAAGCGCCTGGAAAAAGCCATTGAAACCATTAAAAAAAACAAAAAAATAAAAAAGTTTGATGCAGTGATATTAAACGGAGACCTAAAGGACGAATTTGGCAGGATTTCGGAGACAGAATGGAGGCACTGCCTGCGTTTTTTTGATTACCTTGCCTCGCTTTCTAAGAAAATCGTTATTGTGAAGGGCAATCACGATGCTGCTGTTCAGCCATTGGCAAGGAAGCTGAATGTTGAGCTTCTGGATTCCTTTTCATTCTCCCTTGGGAAGAAACACATCCTGGTCACTCACGGAGACGCCTTGCCTGGCCTCCCCTGCCTCAAGAAGTGTGATACACTCATCATTGGCCACATCCATCCTGCGGTGAAGATCAGGGATGCAGTGAGGTCAGAGACCTTCAAGTGCTACCTTGTAGGCAAATTCAGGAGCAAAACCCTTATCGTCCAGCCCTCATCGAACGTCGCCACAGAAGGAAGCAATGTCTTAAAGGAACACAGCAAGAGCCCTTTTCTTACCGATGCTTTTTTAAGGAGTTGTGACGTCTATGTTGTTGGAGACAAAATCCTTCCTTTTGGAAAGCTGAGGCGATTGCAATGA